A window of the Nitrosopumilus ureiphilus genome harbors these coding sequences:
- a CDS encoding trans-sialidase has protein sequence MAAKRKASTKQNLEDKIAELEAKLTKLSTQLEAKSAPKPAETKPSTAKPAERPTETTKPKGTLPKGMEQKPAEAPKPQDAPKPAETTSQPPATVQEALENAYYTAPMTSFHDYRAKVTGYSPAPNRYFVRRTAPVGKVPTRNWNDQKATVTGYTAPSNQYFATRARMAFHPSDKTFGGFSGINLSIEGVAAQVQAPTPEPPKPAKGTLPKGTVQTQQTPPPPQQTSYGGNEGKSRKEQLEDYEKDYLQRIEQERIEQEKDYQEALASEAKATTKQKSGALPKGFEPKPEPETPKASKGTLPKGF, from the coding sequence ATGGCAGCAAAACGTAAGGCAAGTACGAAACAAAATCTAGAAGACAAAATCGCAGAACTCGAAGCAAAATTAACTAAATTATCAACGCAACTAGAAGCAAAATCTGCTCCAAAACCAGCAGAAACAAAACCATCTACTGCAAAACCAGCTGAAAGACCTACAGAAACCACCAAACCTAAAGGCACTCTACCAAAAGGTATGGAACAAAAACCAGCAGAAGCTCCTAAACCACAGGATGCACCAAAACCAGCTGAAACAACATCACAACCTCCAGCAACAGTACAAGAGGCTTTAGAGAATGCATACTATACTGCTCCAATGACTTCATTCCATGATTACAGGGCAAAAGTAACAGGATATTCTCCAGCACCTAACAGATACTTTGTAAGAAGAACTGCTCCTGTAGGAAAAGTCCCAACAAGAAACTGGAATGATCAAAAAGCAACAGTTACTGGTTATACAGCACCATCAAACCAATACTTTGCAACAAGAGCAAGAATGGCATTCCATCCATCTGATAAAACATTTGGAGGATTCAGTGGCATTAACTTGAGTATTGAAGGCGTTGCAGCACAAGTGCAAGCACCGACACCAGAACCACCAAAACCCGCTAAAGGCACACTTCCAAAAGGAACGGTGCAAACTCAACAAACACCTCCTCCACCACAACAAACTAGCTATGGTGGAAATGAAGGCAAATCACGGAAAGAACAATTAGAAGATTATGAAAAAGATTACTTGCAAAGAATAGAACAAGAAAGAATAGAACAAGAAAAAGATTACCAAGAAGCACTTGCATCTGAGGCAAAAGCTACGACTAAACAAAAAAGTGGTGCATTGCCAAAAGGATTTGAACCAAAACCCGAACCTGAAACACCAAAAGCTTCTAAAGGCACACTTCCAAAAGGTTTCTGA
- the bcp gene encoding thioredoxin-dependent thiol peroxidase — protein MISKGDLVPKFEINDANGKKIKSSDFKGKKHVIYFYPKDFTPGCTTEADEFSKDYKKFQKAGVEIIGISPDDVDSHKKFCDKMGIKYPLLADVDKEVSKMFGVWGKKKFMGREYMGVMRSTFLVDEKGKIFKIYPKVKPAGHSKEVLEDFLN, from the coding sequence ATGATTTCTAAAGGAGATTTGGTTCCAAAATTTGAGATAAATGACGCAAATGGTAAAAAAATAAAATCGTCCGATTTCAAAGGGAAGAAACATGTAATTTACTTTTACCCAAAAGATTTCACTCCAGGATGCACCACCGAGGCTGATGAGTTTTCAAAAGATTATAAAAAATTCCAAAAGGCAGGAGTTGAAATTATTGGAATTAGTCCAGATGATGTAGATTCACATAAAAAATTCTGTGACAAAATGGGAATAAAATATCCATTGTTGGCTGATGTAGACAAAGAAGTCTCAAAGATGTTTGGAGTTTGGGGCAAAAAAAAATTCATGGGTAGAGAATACATGGGCGTTATGAGAAGTACATTTCTTGTGGATGAAAAAGGAAAAATTTTTAAAATTTATCCCAAAGTAAAACCTGCAGGACATTCAAAAGAAGTTTTAGAGGATTTCCTAAATTAA
- a CDS encoding MIP/aquaporin family protein, which translates to MVNPRAYLAEAIATYGLVFFGPLSVILAIASFGEELTTQSVLFIALGHGGAIGLMVYTFGHVSGAHINPAVTIPMMITKKIGITDGIGYIISQLIGAVAAAATLKVILPELGAKVNFATQGGPSDLINKSISSGFAIEAIMTFFLVTVIFMTAVHKKASPGLHGFSIGGIIFLIHLVAVPLTGASVNPARTFGPALISGFWEFHWLYWAAPILGGIIAGLIMNYVFVNKAEQEA; encoded by the coding sequence ATGGTTAATCCAAGAGCATATCTTGCTGAAGCAATAGCAACTTATGGCTTAGTATTTTTTGGCCCTCTTTCAGTAATTTTGGCAATCGCATCATTTGGCGAAGAACTTACAACGCAATCTGTATTGTTCATTGCTCTTGGACACGGTGGTGCTATTGGATTGATGGTGTATACATTTGGTCATGTCTCTGGTGCTCACATTAACCCTGCAGTTACCATACCAATGATGATTACAAAAAAGATAGGAATCACAGACGGAATTGGATATATCATTTCACAATTAATCGGTGCAGTTGCTGCAGCTGCAACATTAAAGGTAATTTTACCTGAACTTGGAGCAAAGGTAAACTTTGCAACTCAAGGTGGTCCAAGCGATTTAATCAATAAAAGCATTAGTTCTGGATTTGCAATTGAGGCAATCATGACATTTTTCTTGGTGACTGTAATCTTTATGACAGCAGTTCATAAGAAAGCATCTCCTGGATTGCATGGATTTTCAATTGGAGGAATAATTTTCCTTATTCACCTAGTTGCAGTTCCGCTAACAGGCGCATCTGTTAACCCTGCAAGAACATTTGGCCCTGCATTAATTTCTGGATTCTGGGAATTTCATTGGTTGTATTGGGCCGCCCCAATTTTGGGTGGAATAATTGCTGGATTAATCATGAATTATGTCTTTGTCAACAAGGCAGAACAAGAAGCATAA
- a CDS encoding nucleotidyl transferase AbiEii/AbiGii toxin family protein encodes MISSQELKKLSREWNLKVDAVEKHYVLGWILYGITTSSIGKSLAFKGGTSLSKVYFPSDWRLSEDLDFTPLDKTDWQTIINSLEKEVTQIVKKASGISISLRKNPLTNPGFLRGKIKYTGPISQGTVKIEIMKEKFIGDIITKKVSKEFDYSNFSTKVYALETIVGEKIRAILERGYVRDYYDVWRLLKEQKFKLKDAREMFKKKCEGKNVKFSGIEQFFPKGIESILIKHLDNVERLSREPLPPIEDILKELRKSLEKFLK; translated from the coding sequence ATGATTTCATCTCAAGAACTGAAAAAATTATCTAGAGAATGGAATCTAAAAGTCGATGCAGTAGAGAAACACTATGTACTTGGATGGATCCTGTATGGGATTACAACAAGCTCAATAGGAAAAAGTCTCGCTTTCAAAGGAGGCACGTCACTGTCAAAAGTTTACTTTCCTTCTGATTGGAGGCTTTCTGAAGATCTTGATTTCACACCATTAGATAAAACAGATTGGCAAACAATAATCAATTCACTTGAAAAAGAAGTTACTCAAATAGTGAAAAAAGCAAGTGGTATTTCTATTTCTCTTCGTAAAAATCCACTTACAAATCCGGGTTTTCTCCGCGGAAAAATAAAATACACTGGCCCAATCAGCCAGGGCACAGTCAAAATAGAGATCATGAAAGAGAAATTTATCGGAGATATAATAACAAAAAAAGTATCAAAGGAATTTGATTATTCCAATTTTTCAACTAAGGTATACGCTTTGGAAACAATCGTCGGTGAAAAAATAAGGGCGATTCTAGAAAGAGGATACGTCAGAGATTACTATGACGTATGGAGACTTCTGAAGGAGCAAAAATTCAAACTGAAAGACGCCAGAGAAATGTTCAAGAAAAAATGTGAAGGAAAAAACGTCAAGTTTTCTGGCATTGAACAATTTTTCCCAAAAGGAATTGAAAGCATCTTGATAAAACACTTGGATAATGTAGAAAGATTAAGTAGAGAGCCACTTCCTCCCATTGAAGATATTCTAAAAGAATTAAGAAAATCTTTAGAAAAATTTTTGAAATAA
- a CDS encoding type IV toxin-antitoxin system AbiEi family antitoxin domain-containing protein: MSDRESRLLSELSYKNKNIFTLDDIKKLVDKPKNFLDQLTRKKWILRIRRGVYMITPLEAGERGADSYTVHSFVMASLLTRPRPYYIGYASALNYHGFTEQTPSSVYIATPKPKNSQKMLDINFKFVTINPRKMFGIEETVVENYKVNISSPEKTIIDCLDHPEHCGGIEELAKAIFFSKDEIDLKKLAKYAKRIGNTTVIKRLGYITEVFGWKDYVDLLSSFKLKSGYSHLDPGSTIKGRIKEKWKLYTNAKIDPKRWQQ; this comes from the coding sequence TTGTCAGACAGGGAGTCTAGGTTACTCTCAGAGCTAAGCTACAAAAACAAAAACATCTTCACTTTGGATGACATCAAAAAACTAGTAGACAAGCCAAAAAACTTTCTTGACCAGCTTACCCGCAAAAAATGGATACTGAGAATAAGAAGAGGAGTCTACATGATCACTCCTCTTGAAGCAGGAGAGAGAGGAGCAGACAGTTACACCGTTCATAGTTTTGTTATGGCATCACTTCTAACAAGACCTAGGCCATATTACATAGGATATGCAAGTGCATTAAATTACCACGGTTTTACCGAGCAAACACCATCATCAGTATACATCGCAACACCAAAACCAAAGAATTCACAAAAGATGCTTGATATTAATTTTAAATTTGTTACAATTAACCCACGTAAAATGTTTGGAATAGAAGAAACTGTAGTTGAAAATTATAAAGTAAACATATCTTCACCTGAAAAAACAATCATTGATTGTTTAGACCATCCTGAACACTGCGGAGGTATTGAGGAGTTAGCCAAGGCGATATTCTTTTCAAAAGATGAAATTGATCTGAAAAAATTAGCAAAATATGCAAAAAGGATCGGAAACACTACTGTCATCAAAAGACTAGGATACATCACGGAAGTTTTTGGTTGGAAAGATTATGTAGATTTACTTTCATCATTCAAACTAAAAAGCGGATATTCGCATCTTGATCCTGGCAGTACAATCAAAGGACGAATTAAAGAAAAATGGAAGCTGTATACTAATGCAAAGATAGATCCTAAGAGGTGGCAACAATGA
- a CDS encoding DUF4398 domain-containing protein: MSWLITLGTKISTLFLFVVLVLGMAAYPSSINPTLFEESSFNTSFLTAFAEDDEEREDDEEREDDEEREDDEEREDDEEREDDEEREDDEERDASRAIEDAIEEIERAEIKITESQNDGKETLLSEEKLDDAKDLLAQAEISFENGNFDDAEDLAEEAKDLASESRMKSLGKSLEDFEKETDDEDESEIEIKVKIEDGTAKIEAEFGDEELEFEMDWSDEQTTIDEIALITGLSIEEIENSITFNFDDGEKDDGEKDDGEKDDGEKDEDREDDEDREDDEERDEDEEELEIEVEVKNDKAKIKIELNDDDYRFVLTDDVSESAIIAAIMDKTGLTEDEITSNWEFEIEDEEREDEDDKVQENNSDSQVRDTVKTEKLLKHENKAQENAEETILELQQKIDQLEQRLQKLLDKFETGEYFGKVAEPDPVPDSFVIAIDGFASSLDSDVISNMEGEIFLESIVTATESTKLRITGGEILVGDTFYDFVIGKARLSSSGTSGEKDSMILLGQVMDDQGNVNTIRLSLDGTTSLGDFGSESVDFEINSSRSKIASQWGFDGVGLLSTL, from the coding sequence ATGAGTTGGTTAATCACGTTGGGCACAAAAATTAGTACATTATTCTTATTTGTAGTACTAGTTTTGGGCATGGCTGCTTATCCTTCCTCTATTAATCCAACTTTGTTTGAAGAATCTTCTTTTAATACTTCATTTCTAACAGCATTTGCCGAAGACGATGAGGAACGTGAAGACGATGAGGAACGTGAAGACGATGAGGAACGTGAAGACGATGAGGAACGTGAAGACGATGAGGAACGTGAAGACGATGAGGAACGTGAAGACGATGAGGAACGTGATGCCTCTAGGGCAATTGAAGATGCAATTGAAGAAATTGAAAGAGCAGAAATTAAAATTACTGAATCCCAAAATGATGGAAAGGAAACTTTACTATCTGAAGAGAAATTAGATGATGCAAAAGATTTACTTGCACAGGCTGAGATTAGTTTTGAAAATGGAAACTTTGATGACGCTGAAGATCTTGCAGAAGAAGCAAAAGATTTAGCTTCTGAATCTAGAATGAAATCACTTGGAAAGTCATTGGAAGATTTTGAAAAAGAGACTGATGATGAAGATGAGTCTGAAATTGAGATTAAGGTAAAAATTGAAGACGGAACTGCAAAAATTGAAGCCGAATTTGGAGATGAAGAATTAGAATTTGAAATGGATTGGAGTGATGAGCAAACTACAATTGATGAAATTGCATTAATAACTGGTCTATCGATAGAAGAAATTGAAAACTCTATCACTTTTAATTTTGATGATGGAGAGAAAGATGATGGAGAGAAAGATGATGGAGAAAAAGATGATGGAGAGAAAGATGAAGATAGAGAAGACGATGAAGATAGAGAAGACGATGAAGAACGAGATGAAGATGAGGAAGAACTTGAGATTGAGGTAGAAGTCAAAAATGACAAAGCCAAAATCAAGATTGAGTTAAATGATGATGATTATAGATTTGTACTCACAGATGATGTTTCAGAATCTGCAATAATTGCTGCAATAATGGATAAAACAGGATTAACAGAAGATGAAATTACTTCTAATTGGGAATTTGAAATAGAAGATGAAGAACGAGAAGATGAGGACGATAAAGTTCAAGAAAATAATAGTGATTCACAGGTAAGAGACACAGTTAAAACTGAAAAACTGTTAAAACATGAAAATAAAGCCCAAGAAAATGCTGAAGAAACAATTCTTGAACTACAGCAAAAAATTGATCAACTCGAACAAAGATTACAAAAATTATTGGACAAATTTGAAACTGGAGAATACTTTGGTAAGGTAGCAGAACCCGATCCAGTACCTGACTCTTTTGTTATCGCCATAGATGGATTTGCCTCCTCACTTGACAGTGATGTGATAAGTAACATGGAAGGTGAGATTTTCTTAGAGTCTATTGTGACTGCAACAGAGTCTACCAAACTTCGTATTACTGGCGGTGAGATTCTAGTTGGAGACACTTTCTATGACTTTGTAATCGGAAAGGCCAGACTTTCTTCTTCTGGCACATCTGGTGAGAAAGACTCTATGATTCTACTGGGTCAAGTTATGGATGATCAAGGAAACGTCAATACCATTAGATTGTCCTTGGATGGAACAACTTCTCTTGGTGACTTTGGTTCAGAATCTGTAGACTTTGAAATCAATTCCTCACGAAGTAAGATTGCATCTCAATGGGGTTTTGATGGTGTGGGATTATTGTCGACATTATAA
- a CDS encoding CBS domain-containing protein: MRKRQPKILVNIPVQLASIIKRPITIPPNASILDARDILIRHRIGRLVVEFDKKPVGIVTEKDISRSISIFSGKPIAKILIRDIMSKDLVTLQPEASIYDCAKLMQKHGISSIVIKNSKGKLVGVVTKTDLVSAFLIQSTASLPISKIMTKKVITVSPEDSIFEVESVLLNNQIRRVVVTKNKTPVGIITYRDFVPAKTFDLHKEFTDPEERSEIFWNPHLNEFNVNKLRYLLTFSAKDIMTPNPFFVSPDDVVYTAAIIMIRHGISGLPVVRGKKIIGIVTKSDIVNVIAAKGKL; this comes from the coding sequence ATGAGGAAAAGGCAACCAAAGATTCTTGTAAATATTCCTGTGCAACTAGCATCTATCATTAAGCGACCAATTACAATTCCTCCTAATGCTAGCATTCTTGACGCTCGAGATATTTTGATTCGCCATAGAATCGGAAGGCTAGTAGTTGAATTTGATAAAAAACCAGTTGGAATTGTAACTGAGAAGGATATCTCAAGAAGTATCTCTATTTTCAGTGGAAAGCCAATTGCAAAAATACTCATTCGCGATATAATGTCAAAAGATTTGGTTACACTGCAACCTGAAGCATCAATCTATGATTGTGCAAAATTGATGCAAAAACATGGAATTAGTTCCATTGTGATTAAAAATTCTAAAGGAAAACTAGTAGGGGTGGTAACAAAAACAGATCTTGTATCTGCATTTCTAATTCAAAGTACTGCATCATTGCCCATTTCAAAAATTATGACAAAAAAAGTAATCACAGTATCTCCTGAAGACTCTATTTTTGAAGTTGAAAGCGTTCTTCTAAACAATCAAATTCGCAGAGTAGTAGTTACCAAAAATAAAACTCCTGTTGGAATCATTACTTATCGGGATTTTGTTCCTGCAAAGACCTTTGATTTGCACAAAGAGTTTACAGATCCTGAGGAACGTTCTGAAATATTTTGGAACCCACATCTCAATGAATTTAACGTAAATAAACTAAGATACCTGCTGACATTTTCTGCAAAAGACATAATGACTCCCAATCCTTTCTTTGTATCCCCTGATGATGTGGTGTATACTGCTGCAATCATTATGATCCGACATGGGATTAGTGGGCTGCCAGTTGTTCGTGGTAAAAAAATAATTGGTATAGTTACAAAATCTGATATTGTTAATGTAATTGCAGCAAAGGGAAAACTCTGA